GGGCCTTATCACGGCGGTAGTCCAGCGGGTCGATCACGGCAATGGTCAGTGCGCCGCTGATGCGGGCCAGCATCTGAATATACAGACCGATGGTTCCGGCTCCGAGAATGGCCAGGTGGCTGCCGGGACGCAGCTTGGCCAGGTCGAGCGCGTGCATGGCCACGCCCAGCGGTTCGAGCAAAGCTGCCTGAGCCGCCGTGAAGGTTGACGGCACCGGGTATACCGTGCCGAACGGCACGGCGATGTACTGCGCCATCGCCCCCGGATAGGGCGGACCGCCGACAAAAATCATGTTGGGGCACAGATGGTGGTTGCCCTCGTGACACCAGAAGCAGTGACCGCACGGCTGGGCCGGATCGACGGCAACCAGTGTCCCGTCAGCCAAACCATACGGCTCCCCAGTGCCTTCGGCCACCACGCCCGCGAATTCGTGACCAGGGGTGAACGCCTCACTCACCACCGCCGAGCCGATTTTGCCTTCATGCCAGTAGTGCAAGTCCGAGCCGCAAACGCTGTTGGCCTGTACCCGGATAAGCACCTCGCCGGGCTGGGCTACGGGCCTAGCGATCTGCCCGAACTCGATGTGATGAGCGCCGCGCATGATCGCAGCGGGCATCATGCATGAAACAGAAGCGGCGGGTTGTTGCGGATCAGTGATCGTCACTGGCATTCCCCTTTAAGGACGGCACCTAACTTGAAAAGAGACAGGAGAGTATTGAGCTGGCATTGAAAGAGAAAAGGTATCTATTGAAACGGTTCTGTCAGGTTAACTGAGCGTCATATGGAGCGTGAGTCCAGATACTCCTGAGTTCGAGGCCTAGTGCAAGCAACCCGTTCTCAGACATCTCAAATATTACGTTTTAAACAATATCACCTACCGGATATTCGTTATTAGGATTACAAAAGTAGAGTGGTATGAGTCACTAAGTACAACCAGACTGCCGTTTCGGAATTCCGCGTCTTGGGCATCGTCGGGAATGGACGCGCCTGGGCACGCCACTCCTCCAAAGCGGCTTCTTGAGCAGAACAGACTCACATCATGGGCCTGCCCGCACCTATCGGGCCTGCCCGCTCCGCTCGGTTTACCTAAAGATAAACGTTGTTGTACCTAAACACTTAACTTGACAGAACCGCCAGAACCCCCACAGGTTATAAATCAAGACTCTGGGGAACGATGACAAGGTCACGGACCGTGATATTGCGTGGCCGTGTCAGCATGAACATGACGGCCTCAGCGACTTCCTTGGCTTCCATCAGGCTACCGTCCGCCAGAGCTTCATCGCGTTTGGACTGAGGCCAGTCATTGATGAGCGCCGTTACGACCGGCCCCGGCAAAACGGCACCGACGCGCAGACCATGCTTGGCGACCTGTCTGCGTACAGTATGGACAAAAGCCTGCACGGCATATTTGGACGCCGTGTAAATTGGCTCCACCACGACCGGTACCACGCCAGCGACTGAACTCGTCACGATGATATCGCCACTCTTTCGTTCGATCATATGAGGCAGCACAGCTTGAATAGTACGGAAAGTGGCGTTGACGTTCAGGTTGAGCATCCGGTCCCAAGCGTCGGGATCACCGGTAGCGACCTCACCTCCAACGTAGGAACCGGCGTTGGCGTGAAAGATGTCGAGTTGGCCCGCCGCCTCTAGAATCTGCGGCAACATGGTTGCGACACTTGCCTTGTCGAGCAGATCGATGACAAGCGGGATGGCGTTAGAGCCGATCTCGGCACACTGCTCAGTAAGCGCTTCTTCCGCTCTGTCTATCAAGACGACCTTAGCACCCGCAGCGACCATGTGTCTGGCGCATTCGAGTCCGATCCCAGAGGCGGCACCCGTCACTGCCGCCACCTTGCCCGCAAGTCTTTGTTCCATTTATAACCATCTCCCAGAAGTGCAGGTCAAGCGCGGCCACTGGACATACGCGAGCGCCGTGACAAGGAATCGACAATGACGGCAACCGCCAAAACCGCGCCGGTGATCATGTACCGAATCGACGATGACAGGTCGAGCAGCGTCAGGCCGCTGGAGATCGCTTGGATGACGATGATCCCGAGCAGGGCCGAATAAGCGCTGCCGCGCCCACCGAACAGACTGGTGCCGCCAATCACCGCCGCAGCAATGGCATTGAGGTTGACGTCGCCGGTTCCGGCCTGTTGGCTCGCCGAAGCCAGCCGCGACGCCGCCAGTATGCCGCCAAGGGCCGCCAGCGTCGAACAGATCATGAAAGCGCTCATGTAAATGCGGCGCACATTGATGCCCGAACGCCTCGCCGCTTCGGGATTGCCGCCAACAGCGGTCAGCGAACGCCCCCACTGCGTCTGCTTCAAAGCGTAATTCATCGCGACAACCAGGCCGACAAACAACGCAAATATCCACGGCACACCGCGCGTCTTGTTGAGATAAAAGACGACGAATTCCAAGCCGATGAAAATTGCCAACGCTTTAGTCGCGGTGGCGACCACTGGTTGCGTCGACAGACCAGACACTTTACGGCGCTGCTCCGTTCGGTAGTCTGCCGCGAAGACACCCACTGCAGCTAAAGCGACGAGCGCGTAAGCCAACCAGTTCGGCACCGTCAGGAGCTGCCCGAATGAAACCAGCGGCGAGCCGAAAGGCAAGTTAATCGAACCCGTCGAGCGCAGGATATAAAGTTGCAGCCCGAGAAAGGCAAGCAGCCCTGAAAGAGTCGACACGAAACTCGGCATACCGAGCCAATTGAAAAGGAAAGCGTAGGCTGCGCCGATAAGCGCACCAATGACGAGCGCGGCGACAATAGCCAACAGCACGGGCCAGCCCTGATTCACCCACAAGGTGCCAACGAGCGCTGAGGCGAAGCCGCTGACCGAGCCGACCGACAGATCGATCTGCGCCACCATCAGCACACAGACGATACCGAGCGAAATCACGCCGATTGTCGAGGAATCGAACAACAGATTGGCGAGGTTACTGCTCGACAAGAAAACCGGGTTGAGGATTTGGAAGACGGTGCAGATGATGATGAGGCCCACAATCACAGGCAGGAAGCCGAGATCGCCCGATTTGACCCGGGTGATGAAGGCTTCGATTGCGCCGCCGATGCCGGTCGCGTGCTTGACACGGACGTCGGCGCGGTCGAGCAGTGGAGTGTCGGAAGAACCGTCTTGCGGCTGACTCATGACCTTGCCTCATTTGAATGTTCGAGCTGGGCACGACGCCCGGCACGCCGAGTGACGGAGTTTTCAGATGCGCCGGTGATGGCGCTGACCAGTTCTTCGTTCGAAGCGTCGGGCGTGAGGATGCCGTTGTTGCGCCCGAGCCGGAGCACCACGATTCGGTCGGCGACGGCACGAACATCTTCCATGTTGTGGCTAATCATCAGCACGCCGAGGCCACGCGCACGCACCCGCTCGATGAGGTCGAGCACCTCCGCCGTCTGCGCGACGCCGAGGGCCGCCGTCGGCTCATCAAGCATGATCAGTTTTGGCTTGA
The Deinococcus psychrotolerans genome window above contains:
- a CDS encoding zinc-dependent alcohol dehydrogenase translates to MTITDPQQPAASVSCMMPAAIMRGAHHIEFGQIARPVAQPGEVLIRVQANSVCGSDLHYWHEGKIGSAVVSEAFTPGHEFAGVVAEGTGEPYGLADGTLVAVDPAQPCGHCFWCHEGNHHLCPNMIFVGGPPYPGAMAQYIAVPFGTVYPVPSTFTAAQAALLEPLGVAMHALDLAKLRPGSHLAILGAGTIGLYIQMLARISGALTIAVIDPLDYRRDKALELGATSVFADVPSYLASVKDTPTRGADVVIEATTSPLGPRHATEAARIGGKVVLVGIPDGDEFTLTGSQVRRKGLTIKLSRRMGDIYPRAIEYVQSGRIDVNAIVTHTLPLSQVRDAFEMLADYKDEVIKVVLQP
- a CDS encoding SDR family oxidoreductase; translation: MEQRLAGKVAAVTGAASGIGLECARHMVAAGAKVVLIDRAEEALTEQCAEIGSNAIPLVIDLLDKASVATMLPQILEAAGQLDIFHANAGSYVGGEVATGDPDAWDRMLNLNVNATFRTIQAVLPHMIERKSGDIIVTSSVAGVVPVVVEPIYTASKYAVQAFVHTVRRQVAKHGLRVGAVLPGPVVTALINDWPQSKRDEALADGSLMEAKEVAEAVMFMLTRPRNITVRDLVIVPQSLDL
- a CDS encoding sugar ABC transporter permease; its protein translation is MSQPQDGSSDTPLLDRADVRVKHATGIGGAIEAFITRVKSGDLGFLPVIVGLIIICTVFQILNPVFLSSSNLANLLFDSSTIGVISLGIVCVLMVAQIDLSVGSVSGFASALVGTLWVNQGWPVLLAIVAALVIGALIGAAYAFLFNWLGMPSFVSTLSGLLAFLGLQLYILRSTGSINLPFGSPLVSFGQLLTVPNWLAYALVALAAVGVFAADYRTEQRRKVSGLSTQPVVATATKALAIFIGLEFVVFYLNKTRGVPWIFALFVGLVVAMNYALKQTQWGRSLTAVGGNPEAARRSGINVRRIYMSAFMICSTLAALGGILAASRLASASQQAGTGDVNLNAIAAAVIGGTSLFGGRGSAYSALLGIIVIQAISSGLTLLDLSSSIRYMITGAVLAVAVIVDSLSRRSRMSSGRA